The following coding sequences lie in one Pontibacter sp. G13 genomic window:
- a CDS encoding SGNH/GDSL hydrolase family protein: protein MIKYASILFTLLGFWGSVHAQQDTLLLDLGSNLSPFPWNNLTLPRTGSLPDLYNHQGFSTGISVAVTDEFNGVNQSGTTQPDPALAIAAQASGDSFFGNDSLFGGQVNPSGAIQFDHLDPTEIYTVQIFSSRTASDNRETRYLVQGLTSDTLFLDVASNTDSMVVAQLMPALDSTLTITATSGPNNTNEYGFFYLGVVKLIYDAVPPAGPVTLDLTTPDGGEYWQVGKTAHIVWESENVGQAILSFSADLGQTWQAIDTVFAGAGSYDWMVPNTPTTQALIRMEADTLLDQSTSAFEIGTDTTICTIVVLGSSTAAGSGPSHPDSTWVNRYRKALTGQDTRLEVVNLARGGYTTFHILPTGSATPAGSGIVVDTLRNITKALEFNPFAIVVNMPSNDAGRGYGPATQMANFRKMDSTAQANGIELFVCTTQPRNFGNPTTIAIQTDTRDSIIAEFGARSIDFWTGFADSTDQLALAYDSGDGVHMNDAAHAILYQRVKDMEIPGLCISTATSLFQPLTTNSKPSIFPNPFENQLHIQLRAPMRGRLTARLFDLAGRELCTERWGYEASVDPIILDWEPQITARPQGGLMVMELILQTGQEFQTIYQLVRMH from the coding sequence ATGATTAAATACGCATCTATCCTCTTTACGCTTTTGGGATTTTGGGGCTCCGTCCATGCCCAGCAAGATACCCTCCTCCTCGACCTCGGCAGCAATCTCTCCCCATTTCCTTGGAACAATCTCACACTTCCCCGTACAGGAAGTTTGCCGGATCTCTACAATCATCAGGGCTTTTCCACGGGGATTTCCGTTGCAGTGACCGACGAATTCAACGGCGTCAATCAATCGGGTACCACTCAGCCAGATCCTGCACTGGCAATTGCTGCTCAGGCAAGTGGAGATAGCTTCTTTGGAAATGACTCCCTGTTCGGGGGACAGGTCAATCCTTCTGGTGCGATTCAGTTTGACCACTTGGACCCCACGGAGATCTACACAGTCCAGATCTTTTCTTCCCGGACGGCCTCCGACAATCGAGAAACCCGATACCTAGTTCAAGGTCTCACTTCTGATACCCTGTTTCTCGATGTCGCTTCCAACACAGATTCTATGGTAGTGGCCCAATTGATGCCTGCCTTGGATAGCACATTGACCATCACGGCCACCTCCGGACCCAACAACACCAATGAGTATGGCTTCTTTTATTTGGGGGTCGTCAAATTGATCTACGATGCGGTTCCGCCTGCTGGCCCCGTGACCTTGGATTTGACGACACCAGATGGCGGGGAATATTGGCAAGTAGGCAAAACTGCCCACATCGTGTGGGAAAGTGAAAATGTTGGGCAAGCGATCCTGAGTTTCAGCGCAGATTTGGGCCAGACCTGGCAGGCCATCGATACCGTTTTTGCCGGCGCTGGCTCCTATGATTGGATGGTCCCAAATACCCCCACTACCCAGGCACTGATTCGGATGGAAGCAGATACTTTGCTAGATCAGAGTACCAGCGCTTTTGAAATCGGTACAGATACCACGATCTGTACAATCGTGGTGCTGGGCTCTTCCACGGCTGCTGGATCAGGTCCTTCGCATCCCGATAGCACCTGGGTAAATCGCTACCGCAAAGCGCTGACAGGTCAGGACACGCGTCTGGAAGTGGTCAATCTCGCCCGAGGAGGATACACCACCTTTCACATCCTGCCTACGGGAAGTGCAACCCCCGCAGGCTCGGGAATCGTGGTTGATACCCTCAGAAATATCACCAAGGCGTTGGAATTCAATCCCTTTGCCATTGTCGTCAATATGCCTTCCAATGACGCAGGCCGTGGATATGGTCCCGCTACCCAAATGGCCAATTTCCGCAAGATGGATTCCACAGCACAGGCCAACGGAATCGAGCTATTCGTCTGCACTACCCAGCCGCGCAATTTCGGCAACCCAACGACGATTGCCATTCAAACGGACACTCGAGATTCCATTATCGCGGAATTCGGGGCGAGATCCATTGATTTCTGGACAGGGTTCGCAGATTCTACAGACCAGCTGGCTTTAGCCTACGATTCCGGCGATGGTGTCCACATGAATGATGCCGCTCATGCGATTCTGTATCAGCGGGTGAAGGATATGGAGATTCCCGGTTTGTGCATTTCTACTGCGACTTCGTTATTTCAACCATTGACCACCAATTCGAAGCCTTCGATATTCCCAAATCCTTTTGAAAACCAACTGCACATACAATTGCGAGCGCCGATGAGAGGTCGGTTGACTGCCAGACTTTTCGATCTTGCCGGACGCGAATTATGTACCGAACGCTGGGGATATGAGGCCAGCGTAGATCCCATCATCTTGGACTGGGAACCTCAAATTACCGCTCGGCCGCAAGGGGGATTGATGGTCATGGAACTGATCCTCCAAACAGGACAGGAGTTCCAGACAATTTACCAGCTGGTAAGGATGCACTGA